gcaCAATAGCCCCACTCATTTCCAGGAGTCTGACAGCGGTAGGAGGTGGTTAGGAGACTTTCGGCAGCGTGGCTGGCAGGAGGGGTGTGAGGGAGCCATCGTCTCTCATTGTGTCTGCAGTGTTGACAGCAGCGTGTCACCCCCAGGGCGGCTCCGATGTCATCGCTGGAGCCCAGGGGGACACGGGGGACAGGCCTGAGCAGTGTCCAGCGGCCGCACTGCCCACAGACACACGAGCCTGGGGGTCGTGAGGTCGGCATCGCGCCTGAGGATAAACCAGTTAATCCATCAGCACCTGAGCATTACGACCGCACTGCTGAGCCTGGGGGGCAGCGAAGCGGGCGTTGATGGCGGTGACTGGGGGGGGTGGGATTTGGGGGCTCATTTATCAAGTCGTGCGTCTCTCTCGGGTGCTGCTCCTGAAGTGAGTGAGCGTCGCCTCTTTCCTGTGGTGACCGTCATAACGTACTGATACGGCTTCGGTGTCTCGCGGGCCGGGGCGCGGGAGCCTGCCATGCTCTGGCGTCCCTGCGTGCGTCTGCGCCACGGCGAAAGGGTCCGTTTGAACACCTCCACTCTGCCCCGAGGCCTGGTGCTCTCGGATAAAGTCAGGGTGTACAGGTGGACAGTAATTCTGCGTTGCAAGTCCTCTTTGTTCACCTCGCAGGAGTTACCCAGGACAGGGTATTTTGCGGGGATGCTAGGCATCTGTGGGCAGCGTTAGTCTGATCTCGAACACCAGAAGACGAACGCAGCAGTTCTGCCTCCCGGGAGCTGCTGAGCCTGTCTGTGTCGTGGTGCTCAGTCCTAGCCCCCCTGTCTGACACACCACTCAGTGTCACGGTGCCCCCCCCATTGCGATGCAGGCGAACAGGAACGCATCCTAATTAGCGGGTGACATTTCTAATGGTAAACTCTGAGAGGGTCAGCAGGTCTCCTCCTCTGTGATGATTGGATGCAGATCAGTGGTTTCTAATATGTCTCTCTTCAGATCACATTATCGTCTCTTTGTGGGGCTGGAGGGTGAGAAGGGGGGGTGAATCTCGTTTCCTCCCTGGTGCTGAGATAAAGAGGGCCGCTCACTCTCGCCAGCCTGTGAAAAACACAGTGTCATTTAGTTTTcctgtcatttttttcccttttactttaaaagttttttcTAATCCAAATTTAACAAGGGACCGAGTTCAGGTGTTAAATTATGgccagttaattttttttttgttcagcaatagttaaaaaaacaggatttcaCTGGATAGGTGCATTAAATTGGAGAGCTAAATTGACACATTAATTATCCCTAAATTACAAACTCTACCCAATTAACACAGATGCTGTTTCCTTGTCATATAAAAAATAAGCTATTAGCATTAAAGATGAAAAGGCTAATTCTTGCCTTTATAGATTCCAAGTGATTAAGATGAAAATTGCATGCACTTGGTTGTGTTCTGCATTACCTCATTTCCTCTCTCAGCAAAATGTTCTCTTTGAAAACTCACTGGGCTGGTCCTTAACTCAGCTTACTGGCTCTAATAGCTGTGATCTGTTAGGAGACATTTCAAGGCACTGAAGGCTGCCTAGGTGAGATCGACCTGTGTTTTTCACAAGTCTAGATGAATATGTTAAACTCTGCAGGTGCCAAACGAGAGGGCTTATTGAATTGTATCTCCCAGTGCTTTTGTGCTGCTCTTGGGAGTGAAAAGGGGAATGCGGTTTGAGACTGCTGCACGGGGAAAGCTTTCCGAGATCTCGAGCAGCTGGCCTGACCCACAGTGACCCACTGTGCAGGTGTGTCCGACGCAGGCAGTCGGACGTAGCAGGATAAAAACATGCTCCTTCACACGCCTGCCCTCCATGATCTGGCCATCCAAGGTAAAGACTTCAAGTGGGATCTCGTAATTTTCCAGTGACGTTCCTGAGTGAGCTGCCTTTGATTTCATTACTACACTTCTGTTAACTCGGTGAGACCCTTGTCAGCAAATGCATCCTGTGTTTATATTACTGATTCCGCATGCTCTTGACTGGCAAACAGCTGGCTCTGGGGATTACATGTAGGAAGGACATATACTGGTTCTAGGTCACCACCATGAAATATCCTGAATGGACTCCACCCGGGTCGTAGTAACATTACCCAGACTCAAACTCAACCTGCTTTTCACCATGTCGCATTTTGTTGGCTTCAAAATGCACTataagcttttttttgttttactactACTTATTACCTAATAGCAGCTGCTCTACAGCGCCTCTGTGGAGGCGAGTCTTGTCGGccaggtgggaggaggtgaggaTATGTCTGGATATGATCATGTCTGATTTCCCCAGCACGACTCCTGGCTGCTCCGGCCAGCCTGCAGAGCTCTGGGCGAGAGTGGAGACGAGGGGGTTACAGCACAGGGCCCTGCCTGCCTCCTGCATGATTAGACTTATAAATATGGAATCTGGCAGATGGAGGCATTTCATATCCATTTGCCTTTTCACTTCCCGTTTAGAGTGTTCCTAAAATAGGCTTCCCTGACAGGGCTGAGTGTACCTGGGGTAATTAGTGCTTGATAACGCTGTAAAATCTTGTTTTTCACTCATGGGTATTCAGAGCCATCTGGAGAGATTAAAAATCAGGTAGACGGTAAAGGTCAAGTCATTCTTATAGGGAGAGCTTCTCCAGGCAGCGTATTAACTATGTACTCCGCCACAATATGCAGTGTGGCTCACGTGGAGGCTGTACTCAGCCGTTGGGCAGCTTGTGTGGTTTATGCAAGTTTATAATGCGTGTGGTATACAGGCAGCTCTCGTTGGAAATGTGATCAAAATGTAATCCCTGTTAATGCAGAGCAAGAGGCATCAGATCAGAAATTTAATAGAGAAGTAAAGAGCTGCATCTACATTTTTCTATTTCAAGTGTCTTCCTCTCCCTCGCTGTGCATGCTGGACAGGCTCTGgtgtttagacttattttaacaGCCTACCAACAGCAGGTCTTCTTCTTGTAGGTGCGGGCTAGCAGGTGATATTTCTCCTCCCTCAGTCAGCGGCTGGGGACCAGAGTCTAAACCACTGATTCTCACCcctgggtggggtggggtgggggtggaGAGTTCATTCCGCCCTGGACTTGATTTGAATGGATTGTTCCCTTAACTGGTTTTTATTACCACTGCTTCCAAGTCTTCATCCACTGAAGATTTTCAGTTACCTGTAAAACCTGGTGTCCtgtggccctccaggaccagaactgagAGCACCACAAGGAACTTATTGCTTACAACTGCAACAACCTCACCAACTCATTTTcgggaaaatcttttttttttttttggtagcaGGTGCACTGACATTGTATTGAAAAGACACAACAGGGGTACATGCATTGGGCTGACTGCCGTTTGCCACAGCTGATCAACAGGGGGTCTGCAGTGAGCGTCTCTCAGGCTGGTAGGGTGGGCGACCACGCCTCTGGAAGCAACACGAGCTCTAGATGTCTGATACTTTTGCCCCAGGTTGCAGGTGCTGCCTTGTGGGGTTCTGGCCCGTTCCAGCGTGCACCCTGAACGAGCACATGCCTGTTCACcggtctctgagccctagatgtCACGTGTCTTGCTAGTTTACTCCACAGGGCTCAGGGCTGTAATCTGGAACCAACTGGCATCAACGACGTGACAGTCAGGTGTTCAGGAAATGTTGACATCATTACTAATGTGTTTGCTTGTGTGCTTTGAGGTTAATCTCAGGCCACTTGCACCACAGCATATAAATCAGCCCTCAGCCTTGTTGTTCTCTTTCAGGATCCTTGAGGCTGGTGCGTGTCTTTGTGTTTGGTGATTGTGATAAGCAGCGAGCTGAGTGTTGGCAATCAGGAGCATGGTGATTGCAAGACTGATGTCAATGACTGGGGAAAaggagaggatctggcactgaTGCCATCAGGAAGCATCAGTGTGTCAATTGTTTTGTCAGAGGCCTTTGGATTGCAGGTCAGGTGTTGTGCACACAACAGAATTATTTCTTTTCGTCCTAGAAAATCAGTCCGAGAGGTCTCGCACAAAGCATCGcagtaatattttttctgcatcaAAAGAGACCGAGTATAAGTTTCCAGGGGTGTGAAAGCCATGCCTGATCTAAAACAGAgcactaagaaaaaaaaaactttctttccATACTGGGACACTCACGGGTTTGCCTTGTAGTCGGCAGGCGCGCCATGTAGCAACGTTTGTGCCGTTCTCAATTCCTGGGTCATTTACAATCAACATTATAGACGGATACCTGCCTTAACAGCAAAACACCGCCACCGTGTGGTAAAACGTGGAACTGCATCATCTCGGCCGGAGAAAATGGAAACCGCAGGATACAGGACGCTTTTCCTCTTTGCGCCCAACATGAATTCCCTTATAATTTCCATGTGTGAAAGTGAGTTAGAAATAGGCCCTCTGGCTGGCGCTGGTTTTGGTCCTTAAGATCCCGTATATTTGGAATTTCCTTTTATCTAGACTGAAGAGATTTTGCTCCTTTTAAGATGTCTGTATATGAgaacacttttattttaattaatcataaatatttaaagaccAAAATGTAACCTAAAGGAGATCTGGACAGCTTGAGCGTAACATTCCTGAATTGAAACTCCATATTTGTTCTGTACTGTATGCCCAAACATTCTGTTTGCTCAAGCTGAATCTATATTGACtgttaactaaaaaaaatatttacaaaacaatgGCATTGTAAATGCTTTATTGTCCTTAATTCTGCCAGGAACAGTTAGGCAAGACTGATTAGTCTTTAGTTTCtggtttcagttttgttctCATTTCTTGAATTGGGGTCCTGTCTGTGGGCGCCCCTGGCCCAAGTGCCAGCTGAATTATCCTCTCTGAGGGTCTCTGAATAACAGTCTTCATTTCTTATCCATTCGTGATCATTCTTTCAGGAATAGTTCTGTAACATGTTACTGCATGTAGTGCTCTGTATTAAATATTCATTTGGCATGTTTACTACATCTTTTTTCATGCTTTGTGATTTATACTCCTATTGTTTTTCAAACCAGGTGAGAGAGACCCACCCAGCTCCCAGAGAAACGGAGCGGTGTGTCCGTATGTCTTCTGAATGAGACGCGGATGAAGAGGTtcccatctcctctgctgaTCCCACAGGGCTGGTGGAAGGCAGGAGGTAAAAGACCTTATGAGGCTGCAGAGCTTTCCTTCTTCGTTAGAACGTAACCCTTCTCCAAAGGCACCTGAGGTGAGGAGTAAAATGCGTCAGCACTTCATGCAGCCCAGCTTACCAAACAGCAGCGTGAGGTGCAGGTGACACCTTAGCCATACTGTCTCATTGAATTAGCTAACGAACTAACCCTCTTTGTGTCTCCTGAGCAACTCGTGAGCGATCCAAACAAATCTCCACTCCCTGTGCACGCTAATCCTAAAGTCCACATGCCCTTGGTGTCTGGACTGGGAGGGGCAGTGATGGCACAGATCTCCTGGACCATTGGCACACTCCTGAGAGACAAAGTGCCAGGGACAGTGATGGCACACTCATGCTGTCAGCTCCTCCACTCTGTAGTACACTGTGCTTTTGCTTAGGCGTGCCGTTACATTGCATGGTAGAATTGCTCTCGGATTTGGCACACATAATGCCAAACTGATCGATATTTATACAAGTATGCGTGCAGTGCGTGATTTATTAGTGGCATGCAGCAGCACTAGATGAAGCCGTCCAGAAATGAGTCTTATTTTTTGTATCTGGGGTTTCCTTTGATTAAACCTTGGCCATTGGAAGATATTGATGTAGACGTGCAAACTGGGAAGGTGCACCTCAGCTGGGGTGGGAGGACTTTAAAAATCAAGATATAATTGAAGCCCCCCCCACTCCCACCCCGCAGACCTGCCTGTGGCTGCCCTGAGACGGAATTAGTCCAGGCTGAGAGTCTTTCCGCAGAAGTGGCTGTATCATACTGATTTTGCTTCGGTGGCTGGATTCCACTGGCTTAGGAGGGCACGTGCACAGGCGGCTAACCCTctttgctgtggatgctgtggCGGGATTAGGAGGGTGTCTGTAGGGGGACTGTAAGGAGAGCTGATCCTCGCTGCTAACTGGTGTcagactcctgctgcagctggtgTGACGGCAGCTCAGACAGGGGCTTGCTGGGACTGGAGCCTGGGAGAGCTGGGGGCGGACGGAGACGGGCTCTTTGCAGCAGGCGGGCAGGCGTGGGGGGCTGACAACCGACAAAGGAACGGGAGACCCGGGCAGGCCCCCAGTctctcttgggtgccagggagagagacagcaggagaaggagagggagcACGCGCGAGCGTTAGAGGGAGATTACGCTAACTGGCTAATTGCCCGAGATTCTGAGAGGCTGGGTGTTCTGGTCCGCGGTGCGGCGTGTTGGAGGGCGCAGACGGCGGCGGCAGGCAGATCTCCTCACAGCAGCCCGTCCCGCAGGGAGACGGGGGACCACCGCTCCCCCACCATggcccagcagcagcagcagctgtgcagcTCGCCCTTCCTCAAGCCCTTCTTCCTCAAGGCGCCGGTGAGCGTGTCCGGCCGCGGCCGCCAGCGGCGCCACACCCTCCCCGCCAGCGAGTTCCGCAACCTCACCCCTCAGGATGCCATCAGCGTCTTCGAGATCGAGCGGGAAGGTAAGGAAGCAGGCGCCCCATGGGCTCGGGGGTAGGGGTGGGGGGACAGGGGCACAGGGTGTGAGGTACAGAACTGCCAGTCCAAGGGCTGTGGCACCATCGTGCACCCGAGGCGACGGTCATTTAATGGAAGGGACGTCCTGCTGGAGCCGCAGTCTTGCAGCAGAACACGCCGATTGCCAGGCCCTGCCCTCGGGTGCCCCTGGGGTCTCACCCTCTAACTGGCTCTGTTCTGGCGTTCGCTCATGGCCCGGCCAAAACTGAGAGGCAGTTTTCAAAGACCGCGCAGAAGGGGAGCAGTCGGCAACTGCGTGGAGCAGAGATGAGCTGACTGgaggcgttttttttttctccaaacctGAAAGGAAACATTTCCGCCGGTCCCATTTAATTCACTTAATGTGTTTCTCACCCctgtgaaaatgatttaatacaGAGTTTTactagattttaaaatgtttctcaaCAAGTAGCAGTATCATATCACCTTCTTGTCTGGACAAAGGGCTTGTTCCCATTTACACAATTAGAGCTGTTCAAGGGGAAGCACCTCATTTAAGAGGCCACACTGCTGTCACAGGGTGTACTCACCCTGTGCTGTGTCAAATGGGAATGCATTTtaagaatgtgtgtgtgtgagatgcaTTACACCCAGTCTAACAgcattaatagttttttttacttgaaatgGTACCTCACCAAAACTGTTTTTTGCAAATTAAGTAGTTCTTACTATTGAATAAGTGATTacaagactttctgtaagtaagaattccattctACCAGTACCGGTttcatatggcaataaagttcaagttcaagttcagtgtatacagtacatgttttttttttcttttatggcTGTGTTGTGCTAGTTTATAAAtcctaaattaaatgttttaaacatccAGGAGTAATTTTGTCAGAATCACGTCTCGATGTGTTACAACCATGCCTGTCGGGTGATACAGCTTAAATTCCTGTGGAAATGCGACTTTTTGAAAACCTGTTCCATGCGTGTGTAGTCATTATCCTCTTGAATGTCTACTAAGTGTAAAATTACTTCTACACTATGGAACGATAAACTATATTCTGACTATAACAACAGCCTCTACAGTATAGCCCTCTGGCTAAAGCCGAGTTGAAACAGGCAGCTGTTGTCTGAGCCAATCGGTAATCGGTAATCCACAAAGTGAAATTAAGATTTTGGACTCCTGCGGTAACTaatctgtctccctctctcccttccCCCGTGTGTCTCCCCTCTCcacctgtgtgtctcctgtgcaGCTTTCGTGTCGGTGTCGGGGGAGTGCCCCCTCAccctggaggaggtgttgcactTCCTGCGCCTGTGCCCCGAGCTGTCACTGGGCTGGTTTGAGGAGGGCCAGCTGGTGGCCTTCGTAATCGGCTCCGGGTGGGACAAGGAGAGACTGGCGCAGGTCAGTGCGCGCCGCTGCTCGCTCAGCCCTCGAATATCCCTGGCACCCGCCGAACAAAGACTTTACATCCCCTTCCCTCGACCTATATTAAATACAGCTAGACTGGGCTTGAGTTCTGCTTAGAGTCCCGGTCGATTCCTCTGCATAACGAACACACGTCATAATGTACCTCTTCATTCTTTAAAAtccccaattaaaaaaaaaaacgttccatGTTCTCTGGTCACCGGTGCAAATGAGATGGTAGTGACTTCAGCCATCCTTGTTATGGATACACAATCTCAAATTATTTCCATACCCTTTTTTTTTAACGCAGTGAGGAGTCagcagctgcacagcacagctgtTTAAAGTCTGTGACACTTAACCTTTTAACAGCCTGTTGTCCCCCCCCCCGTCCTCTAGGAGGCGCTGATGACGCATGTGCCGGACACTCCCACCGTGCACATCCATGTGCTGTCAGTGCACCGGCAGTGTCGCCAGCAGGGCAAGGGCTCCATCCTGCTGTGGCGCTACCTGCAGTACCTGCGCTGCCTGCCCGGCCTGCGCAGGGCCCTGCTGGTCTGCGAGGAGTTCCTGGTGCCCTTCTACCGCAAGGCCGGCTTCAAGGAGAAGGGCGCCTCCGCCATCGCCGTGGGCTCGCTCAGCTTCGTCGAGATGGAGTACCCGCTCGGGGGGAGCGCCTTCGAGCGGCGGAACAGCGGCTGCTAGGAGCGCCGGGCCCCGCGGACGCCCCCCCCCACGCGCCCCCGTGCGGCAAGGTACGAGCGGCACTCTCCACTGCGCCCGCCTCCCCCGTCTCCTCGGTAACGGAACAGCCTGATGGGTCCAGGCTCTGGGCCTCCACCCTCCCCACTCCCGGATCACGGGTTCGAGAACCGGCAGGATAAACGCCAGCGCGGGGCTGTCTTCGCCCCGCTGCCCTGCTCGGTCGGTGCCCCAGAGAT
This sequence is a window from Lepisosteus oculatus isolate fLepOcu1 chromosome 19, fLepOcu1.hap2, whole genome shotgun sequence. Protein-coding genes within it:
- the aanat2 gene encoding arylalkylamine N-acetyltransferase 2; translation: MAQQQQQLCSSPFLKPFFLKAPVSVSGRGRQRRHTLPASEFRNLTPQDAISVFEIEREAFVSVSGECPLTLEEVLHFLRLCPELSLGWFEEGQLVAFVIGSGWDKERLAQEALMTHVPDTPTVHIHVLSVHRQCRQQGKGSILLWRYLQYLRCLPGLRRALLVCEEFLVPFYRKAGFKEKGASAIAVGSLSFVEMEYPLGGSAFERRNSGC